TCGATTGAGTCCAGGCCCAGGTCCTCGAACAGGTTGGCTTCCTCGGTGATGGTGGATGCGTCGACCTTCAGCCGCTCGACCAGTGTTTCCTTCAGTGCGGTGACTACTTCGTCTCTGTTGGCCATTTCAACTCTCCTTAGTTATTTGAAGTAAATCTAACCGGCAGGCTCAGACGATGCCGCCGTTGATGCCTATGACCTGCCCGGTCAGGTAGCCGGCCCGGGCGCAGAAGCGCACGGCTTCGGCGGCCTCGTCGGCGGACGCCGCCCTGCCCATCGGAACCTTGCTCATCAGTGCGTCCCGTGCCGCCTGGGGCAGCCTGGCGATGAAGTCGGTCTCCACCAGCCCGGGGGCCACGACGTTGACCGTGATGCCCTTCGACGCCACCTCGAGCGACAGCGCCTTCGAAAACCCGACCAGCCCCGCCTTGGCGGCGGCGTAGTTCGCCTGACCCGGGTTGCCGGTGGTGCCGACCACCGACCCCATGTTGATGACCCGGCCCCAGCGGCCCTTGAGCATGCCGGGGAGCGCACGCTTGGTGCAGCGGAAGGCGCCCTTCAGGTTGACGTCGATGACCTCGTCCCAGGCCGCCTCGCTCATTCGCATCAGCAGGCCGTCCCGGGTGATGCCGCCGTTGTTGACCAGGATCTCGACCGGGCCCAGAGCCTGCTCGATCTCCTCGAACGCTCCGGCGACGCTCTCGGTGCTGGAGACGTCGATGTTGAACTCCATCGCTCCTTCGCACAGGGCCACCGTCTCCAGGGCGCCGTCCTTGTTGCCCCGGTAGCCGACCGCAACCCGGACCCCTTCGGCGGCCAGGGCAACTGCCGAGGCCCTCCCGATGCCGCTTCCGGCGCCGGTGACGAGCGCGACCCTGCCGTCTAAAGCGCCGTCCTCACTCACGCCGGCGTCGGCTCCAGCGACGAGGCCGGCGCCAGCTTCGAGGCCACCTCCTCGGGGGTCGGCAGAGTCCAGTTCATCTTGGCGGCGCCCCAGGTGTAGCCGGCGCCGAAGGCAACCATCAGCAGGCGGTCGCCGGGGGTCAGCCTTCCTTCGGACCAGGCGTCGCACAGGGCAAGCGGTATGGAGGCGGCCGAGGTGTTCCCGTAGCGCTCGATGTTCTGGTAGACCTTGCTCCGGTCGACGCCGATCTGCACCGCGCACTCGTCGAGGATCCGGCGGTTGGCCTGGTGGGCCACCATCAGCTCGAAGCCGTCCTTGCCGAACCGGGCGCCGAGCTCGCTCATCACTCGGACGGCGTTGCGGAAGACTTCCCGGCCCTGCATCTTGATGTTCAGGCAGGCGGGGTCGAAGCGGTTCCCGTCGGCGGGGAGCTTGCTGCCTCCACCCGGGACGAGGACCTGCTGGAGCCCGGAGCCGTCGGAACCCATCTCGAACTGGATCGGGTCGGCGTTCTCGTCGGCCTCCAGGACGACTGCCGCTGCGGCGTCGCCGAAAAGGGGAGCGGTCATGGCGTCGGTGAAGTCCAGGTGCCGGCTCAAAAGGTCGGCGCCGATGACCAGGACGCTGGTGGCGGCGCCGGTCCCGATGAGGGAGGCGCCGATGGAGAGGGCGTAGACGAAGCCCGAGCAGGCGGCGTTCAAGTCGAAGGCGCCGGCCCTGGTTGCTCCGATGTTGTCCTGGATGATGCTGGCCGTCCCCGGAAGGATGTAGTCGGGGGTGCAGGTGGCGCAGATCACCATCGACAGGTTTTCGGGGTCCAGCCGGGCTACTGCAAGGGCCT
This region of Actinomycetota bacterium genomic DNA includes:
- a CDS encoding beta-ketoacyl-ACP synthase III, which gives rise to MRVAITGLGKAVPTRVVTNEEIAPQVGVSTDWIVTRSGILERRYAGPEESTSSMATTAALQALAVARLDPENLSMVICATCTPDYILPGTASIIQDNIGATRAGAFDLNAACSGFVYALSIGASLIGTGAATSVLVIGADLLSRHLDFTDAMTAPLFGDAAAAVVLEADENADPIQFEMGSDGSGLQQVLVPGGGSKLPADGNRFDPACLNIKMQGREVFRNAVRVMSELGARFGKDGFELMVAHQANRRILDECAVQIGVDRSKVYQNIERYGNTSAASIPLALCDAWSEGRLTPGDRLLMVAFGAGYTWGAAKMNWTLPTPEEVASKLAPASSLEPTPA
- the fabG gene encoding 3-oxoacyl-ACP reductase FabG; the encoded protein is MSEDGALDGRVALVTGAGSGIGRASAVALAAEGVRVAVGYRGNKDGALETVALCEGAMEFNIDVSSTESVAGAFEEIEQALGPVEILVNNGGITRDGLLMRMSEAAWDEVIDVNLKGAFRCTKRALPGMLKGRWGRVINMGSVVGTTGNPGQANYAAAKAGLVGFSKALSLEVASKGITVNVVAPGLVETDFIARLPQAARDALMSKVPMGRAASADEAAEAVRFCARAGYLTGQVIGINGGIV